One genomic region from Jilunia laotingensis encodes:
- a CDS encoding HmuY family protein — MKNLGNLAVLLFMLCACTSCNNDDDNTKPELAQKVAGTYNGDIELSVQEASQGTKGVEISVNRIAEDTVDVTFPAISFGSRTIPSVKSGAKVALNNNGSYSLTGTLSAKDGDINITGNFEGTVNGKTLEMNISYQLGAMPSPIKAIFSGSQSQASLTVNTSAYDTWTYVNLKTGETQTLKDFNAWEYYSNGQVVETKEATGDASLIKIDWHIAIHRYDIKTNGGAALATEETAMNAVKNIPAEGYTADEQTENEVIVDMSGMMDGKIGYVKSPLNRVLSQWLTKTPTGGMPPYEYEETNLIYLLKCADGTYAKLKFTDHQDTEGNTGRVSFTYEYPVE; from the coding sequence ATGAAAAACTTAGGAAATTTAGCAGTACTGTTATTCATGCTATGCGCATGCACCTCATGTAACAATGATGATGACAACACCAAACCGGAACTGGCCCAAAAGGTTGCCGGCACTTACAACGGTGATATTGAACTAAGTGTACAAGAAGCATCGCAAGGCACCAAAGGTGTGGAGATATCTGTGAACCGTATTGCTGAAGACACCGTGGATGTCACGTTTCCAGCCATCAGTTTCGGTAGCCGCACTATTCCGTCTGTCAAATCGGGTGCCAAAGTAGCTTTGAACAACAATGGAAGTTACTCCCTCACAGGAACTCTTTCTGCAAAGGACGGAGATATCAACATTACCGGAAACTTTGAAGGAACTGTCAACGGAAAAACATTGGAGATGAATATCAGTTACCAACTCGGTGCCATGCCTTCTCCGATTAAAGCTATATTCAGCGGAAGCCAGTCACAAGCATCGCTTACAGTAAATACATCAGCTTACGATACATGGACATATGTCAATCTTAAAACAGGCGAAACACAGACATTGAAAGATTTCAATGCCTGGGAGTATTACAGTAACGGTCAAGTGGTAGAAACTAAAGAAGCTACCGGAGATGCCTCTTTAATAAAGATAGACTGGCATATCGCCATCCATCGTTATGACATAAAGACCAACGGTGGAGCAGCACTGGCAACGGAAGAAACGGCTATGAATGCCGTAAAGAACATTCCAGCCGAAGGATATACTGCCGATGAGCAAACCGAAAATGAGGTTATTGTAGATATGAGTGGCATGATGGATGGAAAGATCGGTTATGTAAAATCTCCCCTAAACAGAGTACTCAGCCAATGGCTCACCAAAACTCCAACGGGTGGAATGCCTCCTTACGAATATGAGGAAACCAATCTGATTTATCTGCTCAAATGCGCTGATGGAACTTACGCCAAACTAAAATTCACCGATCATCAGGATACGGAAGGCAATACAGGTCGTGTAAGTTTCACTTACGAATATCCCGTAGAATAA